The DNA window CCGCCGACCCAGCCGCTCGGCACCGCCGCGCCGGCCGCGTCGCAGATGGCGACCATGCAGGTCAGCGAAGAGGATGCCGGCACCGGCTCGAACGGGATCGTCAACGTCCTCTCGATCCTCGGTTTCCTCGGCGCCGCCGCGGTGATCGCGATCCAGCTCATGACCGCCGCAGTCTGGCTCGGAACCGACGACCAAGGCGAGAAGCAGCCCATCGAGTGGGGTAACCTTTTCTAATTCACGACCATGGTAGCACCCATCATCACCTTTGTATTCGCCGCCGGCGTCGCCTTCCTCGCATGGCAGAGCACGACGGTCGAAACGGACATGCGCGAGGGCAACCTCGACGCCCCGATGGCCGACGAGTCGCCAGCCGTCGCCGACGACGAGCCCGCCGATGAACCGGCGGATGACTCCGAGGACATGGAGGAGAGCGAAGAGTAATTCGATCCCGACCCACTTCAGCGCCCGCTTCCGGATCTCCGGGAGCGGGCGTTTTTCGTTCCGGTATGCCGATTGTATTCCGGACCAGGATGGATGGGATGGATCGGATGACGGATTGGGTTCGCAAGTCTCCGCCATCCCAATCTGATCCCATCCATCTTATCCATCCCGGTCCCATTCGGATTGTCCGAGCAACGGATTCTCTGGGCTCGCTCCGGGATCCGGGCGGAGTTGACAATCGGAGTCCGCCCGCCATCGTTCGGCCATGGCTTTGCAACTCAACGACAGCAATTTCCAAAGTGAGGTGATCGACTCCGACGTGCCGGTGCTCGTGGACTTCTGGGCCGAGTGGTGCGGACCCTGCAAGATGATCGGTCCGGTCATCGACCAGGTGGCCGACGAGATCGGTGACAGTGCCAAGGTCGGCAAGGTCAACGTCGACG is part of the Haloferula helveola genome and encodes:
- the trxA gene encoding thioredoxin encodes the protein MALQLNDSNFQSEVIDSDVPVLVDFWAEWCGPCKMIGPVIDQVADEIGDSAKVGKVNVDEARDLAVKYNVRSIPLLLFFKGGEVKDQIVGANVTKDQLKEKLASLA